In the genome of Kitasatospora cathayae, one region contains:
- a CDS encoding helix-turn-helix domain-containing protein: MLANVPLRLRMSERRMTKAELAREVNTEIRTLTGKLGSVSERTVHNWLTGATRWPPVKIRLALRAVFACTPEDLGFVPTGRARTTPEDDVRRRDFIAAAGGAAVTVLTSPPAVASSGRIGVGDVRRLQARFAEVIASDHRHGGRLSIETRATALAEEALDLQKNGTATQRVRAQLYACAASFMSSAMWAAIDGRRFDAALEHHQKAATLAAMSGDSGIQFRIWSHAGSLYRHLGQVGDALAANEVARGLPIARRDPLFASLGHARHAAIHGLTGDSNAVRRSIGHSQDALNRADLDISRPVWITAFYDQSELDSLALAAHLAAGNWEEAEAHAHRSIAQRRDTMQRSRAITTVRLARAQLGQGDLEPAVATAMSVPAEDSAHPRVTRMLAAFGTSLHELAGGSGPDRTWTAYAHNTWRTTA; this comes from the coding sequence ATGCTGGCCAACGTCCCGCTCCGCCTCCGGATGTCCGAACGCCGCATGACCAAGGCCGAGTTGGCGCGCGAAGTGAACACCGAGATCAGGACCCTCACGGGGAAGCTCGGCTCCGTGTCGGAGCGCACGGTGCACAACTGGCTGACCGGCGCGACCCGGTGGCCGCCGGTGAAGATCCGCCTCGCACTCAGGGCAGTATTCGCATGTACGCCCGAAGACCTGGGCTTCGTCCCGACCGGGCGGGCCCGCACCACACCGGAGGACGACGTGAGGCGACGCGACTTCATAGCGGCGGCCGGAGGCGCGGCCGTGACCGTGCTCACGAGCCCCCCTGCCGTGGCATCGAGTGGCCGGATCGGCGTCGGTGACGTGCGGAGACTGCAGGCCCGCTTCGCCGAGGTCATCGCCAGCGACCACCGCCACGGCGGTCGGCTCAGCATCGAGACCAGGGCGACCGCGCTCGCCGAGGAAGCCCTCGACCTGCAGAAGAACGGCACCGCGACCCAGCGGGTCCGGGCCCAGCTGTACGCGTGCGCGGCATCGTTCATGTCCTCGGCGATGTGGGCCGCGATCGACGGCCGTCGCTTCGACGCAGCCCTCGAACACCACCAGAAAGCTGCCACCCTGGCGGCGATGTCCGGCGACTCCGGCATCCAGTTCCGCATCTGGTCCCACGCGGGCAGCCTGTACCGGCACCTCGGGCAGGTGGGCGACGCGCTCGCCGCCAATGAGGTCGCCCGCGGCCTGCCGATCGCCCGACGCGACCCGCTGTTCGCCTCCCTCGGACACGCCCGCCACGCGGCGATCCACGGCCTGACCGGGGACTCCAACGCGGTCCGCCGGTCCATCGGGCACTCACAGGACGCCCTCAACCGAGCCGACCTCGACATCTCCCGACCAGTGTGGATCACCGCTTTCTACGACCAGTCCGAACTCGACTCCCTCGCCCTCGCCGCTCACCTCGCGGCCGGGAACTGGGAGGAGGCTGAAGCACACGCGCACCGCAGCATCGCCCAGCGGCGCGACACCATGCAGAGGTCACGAGCGATCACCACCGTCCGGCTCGCCCGCGCCCAGCTCGGGCAGGGCGATCTGGAGCCCGCGGTCGCCACCGCCATGTCCGTCCCGGCCGAGGACTCCGCGCACCCCCGCGTCACCCGGATGTTGGCCGCCTTCGGCACCTCGCTGCACGAGCTGGCCGGCGGCAGTGGCCCGGACCGCACCTGGACGGCATACGCCCACAACACCTGGAGGACCACCGCGTGA
- a CDS encoding PadR family transcriptional regulator — translation MAKRRKVSNPLALAVLAELMAEPMHPYEMGRRLKEHAKDRNIKYNRSSLYMVVEQLRKAGFVAEQETVRDTQRPERTVYALTEEGRTELHDWMRELVAEPQHEYPAFGVSLSLLMVLPPAEAVELLERRRAALTAEVAEIRATLRKATEEGVGWLFLIEEEYRVGGMDAEIAFVERLITQLQEPDFVRTWQEYFGSLQ, via the coding sequence GTGGCGAAGCGACGCAAGGTGTCGAACCCGCTGGCCCTCGCGGTCCTGGCCGAACTCATGGCCGAGCCGATGCACCCGTACGAGATGGGTCGTCGGCTCAAGGAGCACGCCAAGGACCGCAACATCAAGTACAACCGCAGCTCGCTGTACATGGTCGTGGAGCAGCTGCGGAAGGCCGGGTTCGTCGCCGAGCAGGAGACCGTCCGCGACACCCAGCGACCCGAGCGCACCGTCTACGCCCTCACGGAGGAGGGGCGCACCGAGCTCCACGACTGGATGCGCGAACTCGTCGCCGAACCGCAGCACGAGTACCCCGCGTTCGGGGTCTCGCTGTCGCTGCTCATGGTGCTCCCGCCGGCCGAGGCCGTGGAGCTCCTGGAGCGGCGACGGGCCGCCCTGACCGCCGAGGTGGCGGAGATCCGGGCGACGCTGCGCAAGGCCACCGAGGAGGGCGTCGGCTGGCTCTTCCTGATCGAGGAGGAGTACCGGGTCGGCGGCATGGACGCGGAGATCGCCTTCGTCGAGCGCCTCATCACCCAGCTCCAGGAGCCGGACTTCGTCCGGACCTGGCAGGAGTACTTCGGGAGTCTGCAATGA
- a CDS encoding MFS transporter: MADLSPAGSGLRTAQLDGRRLSEALLPLELAPRAQLQLAAISRWNAMRGVRVGLVAAALLFMLIGANLATPIYPLLQQRLGLGPLDTTILFTIYVFALVPVLAIVGHWSDHLGRRALILPAVALAAAGDVVFATSGGFWQLAVGRAIQGIAVGLSTGAAGAALGDLLPDHPTLAAKLTLACSAGGVALGPIVGALLSGGSDPLLTPFLLHAIALLALCVPLAVVHPRMPGRNRPPASPPRITTPAHLRPQRLRLPQTGRREFLLASAAGFISYAVFGVYLSLAPAFSAKLLHTPSHLTGAIVAALLLGSSAAAQLIVPPTSDRLVIALGMTGLATGLALVVAAGYTGTPALLFIGSVLGGACQGVAFRSLFTTAVAAMNPERRGSEMSSLWIIVYLGSSLPIIAVGALVRSYGLLPAISGFATVAALLCTALAVAVARRPKTA, encoded by the coding sequence ATGGCGGACCTCTCCCCCGCCGGCTCCGGCCTGCGCACCGCGCAGCTCGACGGACGCCGACTGTCGGAGGCCCTGCTCCCCCTGGAGCTCGCGCCGCGCGCGCAGCTCCAGCTCGCCGCGATCAGCCGCTGGAACGCGATGCGCGGAGTCCGCGTCGGCCTGGTCGCCGCCGCCCTGCTGTTCATGCTGATCGGTGCCAACCTGGCGACGCCGATCTACCCGCTCCTCCAGCAGCGCCTCGGCCTCGGCCCGCTCGACACCACCATCCTCTTCACGATCTACGTGTTCGCGCTGGTCCCGGTGCTGGCCATCGTCGGCCACTGGTCCGACCACCTCGGCCGCCGCGCCCTGATCCTGCCCGCCGTCGCCCTGGCCGCCGCCGGCGACGTCGTGTTCGCCACCTCCGGCGGCTTCTGGCAGCTGGCGGTCGGCCGTGCCATCCAGGGCATCGCCGTCGGCCTCTCCACCGGCGCCGCCGGAGCCGCCCTCGGCGACCTGCTGCCCGATCACCCGACGCTCGCCGCCAAGCTCACCCTGGCCTGCTCCGCGGGCGGCGTCGCCCTCGGCCCGATCGTCGGCGCCCTGCTGTCCGGCGGCTCCGACCCGCTGCTGACGCCCTTCCTGCTGCACGCCATCGCCCTGCTGGCGCTCTGCGTGCCGCTGGCCGTCGTCCACCCCCGGATGCCCGGCCGCAACCGCCCGCCGGCGTCCCCGCCCCGGATCACCACCCCGGCCCACCTGCGCCCGCAGCGCCTGCGGCTGCCGCAGACCGGCCGCCGCGAGTTCCTGCTGGCCTCCGCGGCCGGCTTCATCTCCTACGCGGTCTTCGGCGTCTACCTCAGCCTGGCCCCGGCCTTCTCCGCCAAGCTGCTGCACACCCCCTCGCACCTGACCGGCGCCATCGTGGCCGCCCTCCTGCTCGGCTCCTCGGCCGCCGCCCAGCTGATCGTGCCCCCGACCTCCGACCGCCTGGTGATCGCCCTCGGCATGACCGGCCTGGCCACCGGCCTCGCCCTGGTCGTCGCCGCCGGCTACACCGGCACCCCGGCGCTGCTGTTCATCGGCAGCGTCCTCGGCGGCGCCTGCCAGGGCGTCGCGTTCCGCTCCCTGTTCACCACCGCCGTCGCCGCGATGAACCCGGAACGCCGGGGCTCCGAGATGAGCTCCCTGTGGATCATCGTCTACCTCGGCAGCTCCCTGCCCATCATCGCCGTCGGCGCCCTGGTCAGGAGCTACGGCCTCCTCCCCGCCATCAGCGGCTTCGCCACCGTGGCGGCCCTCCTCTGCACCGCCCTCGCGGTCGCCGTCGCCCGCAGGCCCAAGACAGCCTGA
- a CDS encoding PucR family transcriptional regulator: MTTPGLPLRQLLMSLGEPLVELQAAPLGLDVPVRDVAILDPEDPPTAAPGELVLAIGARGRAALPALRAAGRAGAAAVAVKLDAPGQADALREAATDAGVALLSVRRETRWEHLDSLARAIIAGPDAPDSPGAPEPNAGDLFSLAQTVAVLTNGIVSIEDTSSRVLAYSRSSDSDEVDDLRRLSILGWQGPEPYLSKLREWGIFQHLRSSDTPIAVEPHPELGLRRRLAVGIRAGAQPLGTIWVQEGAQPLAPLAEQALVGAARVAAAQLVRRRRELSADVRLTQTLLTGLLEGSTGPQSLATHLGLDLRRPATVLAYSAHTTEALHRSDVTGLISVHTAARHRTALLAPIESRVYVLLPELPPGLPMTTVRDWADEVVTAAREHLGVPLRAAIGSTVDGLAQVPDSRAQADRILDAMGRGGVDLDVAALIDVQAEVLVSEMLALLQERDGLRDPRLTALTEYDRRHGTRLAESVLAWLDALGEVRIAADALHIHPNTLRYRVRRAEQLTGIDLAQPQQRLLAMLQLRLPADE; the protein is encoded by the coding sequence GTGACCACCCCCGGCCTTCCGCTCCGCCAACTGCTGATGTCCCTCGGCGAGCCCCTGGTCGAACTCCAGGCCGCCCCACTGGGTTTGGACGTCCCCGTGCGCGACGTCGCGATCCTCGACCCGGAGGACCCGCCCACCGCCGCCCCCGGCGAACTCGTCCTCGCGATCGGCGCCCGCGGCCGCGCCGCCCTCCCCGCCCTGCGCGCGGCCGGCCGGGCCGGCGCCGCCGCCGTCGCGGTCAAGCTGGACGCCCCCGGCCAGGCCGACGCCCTGCGCGAGGCCGCCACCGACGCCGGCGTCGCCCTGCTCTCGGTGCGCCGCGAGACCCGCTGGGAGCACCTCGACTCGCTCGCCCGGGCGATCATCGCCGGCCCGGACGCCCCGGACTCCCCCGGCGCCCCCGAGCCCAACGCCGGCGACCTCTTCTCCCTCGCCCAGACCGTCGCCGTGCTCACCAACGGCATCGTCTCGATCGAGGACACCTCCAGCCGGGTGCTCGCCTACTCCCGCTCCTCCGACTCCGACGAGGTCGACGACCTGCGCCGGCTGTCCATCCTCGGCTGGCAGGGCCCGGAACCGTACCTCTCCAAGCTCCGCGAGTGGGGCATCTTCCAGCACCTGCGCAGCTCGGACACCCCGATCGCGGTCGAGCCGCACCCCGAACTCGGCCTGCGCCGACGCCTCGCGGTCGGCATCCGGGCCGGGGCACAGCCGCTCGGCACCATCTGGGTGCAGGAGGGCGCCCAGCCGCTGGCCCCGCTGGCCGAACAGGCCCTGGTCGGCGCCGCCCGGGTGGCCGCCGCCCAACTGGTGCGCCGCCGCCGCGAGTTGTCCGCCGACGTCCGGCTCACCCAGACCCTGCTGACCGGCCTGCTGGAGGGCTCCACCGGCCCCCAGTCACTGGCCACCCACCTCGGCCTGGACCTGCGCCGCCCGGCCACCGTACTGGCCTACAGCGCCCACACCACCGAGGCACTGCACCGCTCCGACGTCACCGGCCTGATCTCGGTGCACACCGCCGCCCGGCACCGCACCGCACTGCTCGCCCCGATCGAGTCCCGGGTCTACGTGCTGCTGCCCGAACTCCCGCCGGGCCTGCCGATGACCACCGTGCGCGACTGGGCCGACGAGGTGGTCACCGCCGCCCGGGAACACCTCGGCGTCCCGCTGCGCGCCGCGATCGGCTCGACCGTCGACGGCCTCGCCCAGGTGCCGGACTCCCGCGCCCAGGCGGACCGCATCCTGGACGCGATGGGCCGCGGCGGGGTGGACCTCGACGTCGCGGCGCTGATCGACGTCCAGGCCGAGGTGCTGGTCAGCGAGATGCTGGCGCTGCTCCAGGAACGCGACGGCCTGCGCGACCCCCGGCTCACCGCGCTCACCGAGTACGACCGCCGGCACGGCACCCGGCTCGCCGAGTCCGTGCTCGCCTGGCTGGACGCGCTCGGCGAGGTCCGGATCGCCGCCGACGCCCTGCACATCCACCCCAACACCCTGCGCTACCGGGTGCGCCGCGCCGAACAGTTGACCGGCATCGACCTCGCCCAGCCGCAGCAGCGGCTGCTGGCGATGCTGCAACTGCGGCTGCCCGCGGACGAGTAG
- a CDS encoding AfsR/SARP family transcriptional regulator translates to MACGDRCSPAPGAGVRLALLGGFGLSAGDASVPVSAGAERLLAFVALCCNGNVPRALVAGTLWPDAAERCASASLRSALSRLPAAGREALEVGQTELRLADGVGVDLREARTLAHRILAPDAAPARAGFGLAAVEDLSADLLPGWYEDWTLLEADNWRRLRVHALEALAGAFVGARRFPEAVAAAGAAVRADPLRESSHAWLVRAHLAEGNPGEALADVECYERRLRAELGLCAPDRLRRLVAGVG, encoded by the coding sequence ATGGCCTGCGGCGATCGGTGCTCCCCGGCTCCCGGCGCGGGCGTGCGGCTCGCCCTGCTCGGCGGCTTCGGCCTCTCGGCCGGTGACGCGTCGGTGCCCGTCTCCGCGGGGGCGGAACGATTACTCGCCTTCGTGGCGCTGTGCTGCAACGGGAACGTGCCGCGCGCCCTGGTGGCCGGGACCCTCTGGCCGGACGCCGCGGAACGCTGCGCCTCCGCGAGCCTGCGCTCGGCGCTGTCCCGGCTCCCGGCGGCGGGCCGGGAGGCGCTGGAGGTCGGCCAGACCGAGCTGAGGCTGGCCGACGGCGTGGGCGTGGACCTCCGCGAGGCGAGGACGCTGGCCCACCGGATCCTGGCCCCCGACGCGGCCCCCGCCCGGGCCGGCTTCGGGCTGGCGGCCGTCGAGGACCTCTCGGCGGACCTGCTGCCGGGCTGGTACGAGGACTGGACACTGCTGGAGGCGGACAACTGGCGGCGCCTGCGAGTCCACGCCCTGGAGGCCCTGGCCGGCGCCTTCGTCGGCGCCCGGCGCTTCCCCGAGGCGGTGGCCGCCGCCGGCGCCGCCGTCCGCGCCGACCCGCTGCGCGAGAGCAGCCACGCCTGGTTGGTCAGGGCGCATCTCGCGGAGGGCAACCCGGGCGAGGCGCTGGCGGACGTCGAGTGCTACGAGCGGCGGCTGCGCGCGGAGCTGGGGCTGTGCGCGCCTGATCGGCTACGGCGTTTGGTGGCCGGGGTGGGGTAG
- a CDS encoding FAD-dependent oxidoreductase: MSAPRTARTVKKALVIGGGIAGPVMALALRKAGIEAEVFEAYETSAEGIGGTFMIAPNGLGALAVVGLEAEVGRIGQPVGPMVIEDGKGGALAEFAGLPDLPRGRLMRRAELYEVLRRRLRETGVEVRHGKRLVGAEEGADGITAHFADGGSATGDLLIGCDGTGSTVRTLIDPAAPAAQYTGLLGIGGYSAYRLPGRAGRGETVHFANGARAFFGYWGLADGSGTAWFSNIPQPEPLTQEQVREAGMAEWLRRCRELHADDLPARDVLRQADPATMETFPRLEIMPSVPHWYRGRMVLVGDSVHAPSNSSGQGASLAVESAVELARCLRDLPDHTAAFAAYEAMRRPRVEKIAADAARTNSQKASGPVARMLFRVVAPIAMKTFMSPEKMLRPVHGYRIDWERRVVPVGRAGRAA, encoded by the coding sequence ATGAGTGCACCGCGTACCGCTCGTACCGTCAAGAAGGCGCTGGTCATCGGCGGCGGGATCGCCGGCCCGGTGATGGCGCTGGCGCTGCGCAAGGCCGGCATCGAGGCGGAGGTCTTCGAGGCCTACGAGACCTCCGCCGAGGGCATCGGCGGGACCTTCATGATCGCGCCCAACGGGCTCGGCGCCCTCGCCGTCGTCGGCCTGGAGGCGGAGGTCGGCCGGATCGGGCAGCCGGTCGGGCCGATGGTGATCGAGGACGGCAAGGGCGGGGCGCTGGCCGAGTTCGCCGGCCTCCCCGACCTGCCGCGCGGGCGGCTGATGCGCCGCGCCGAACTGTACGAGGTGCTGCGACGGCGGTTGCGCGAGACGGGCGTCGAGGTCCGGCACGGCAAGCGTCTGGTCGGCGCCGAGGAGGGTGCCGACGGCATCACCGCACACTTCGCCGACGGCGGCAGCGCCACCGGCGACCTGCTGATCGGCTGCGACGGCACCGGTTCGACCGTGCGCACCCTGATCGACCCGGCGGCGCCCGCCGCCCAGTACACCGGTCTGCTCGGCATCGGCGGCTACAGCGCCTACCGGCTGCCCGGCCGGGCCGGGCGAGGCGAGACCGTGCACTTCGCCAACGGCGCCCGCGCCTTCTTCGGCTACTGGGGCCTGGCCGACGGCAGCGGCACCGCCTGGTTCAGCAACATCCCGCAGCCCGAGCCGCTGACCCAGGAGCAGGTCCGCGAGGCCGGGATGGCGGAGTGGCTGCGCCGCTGCCGCGAGCTGCACGCCGACGACCTGCCGGCCCGGGACGTGCTGCGGCAGGCCGACCCCGCCACCATGGAGACCTTCCCGCGGCTGGAGATCATGCCGTCCGTCCCGCACTGGTACCGCGGCCGGATGGTGCTGGTCGGCGACTCGGTGCACGCGCCGTCCAACAGCTCCGGGCAGGGCGCCTCGCTGGCCGTCGAGAGCGCCGTCGAACTCGCCCGCTGCCTGCGCGACCTGCCCGACCACACCGCCGCCTTCGCCGCGTACGAGGCGATGCGCCGGCCCAGGGTCGAGAAGATCGCCGCCGACGCGGCGCGCACCAACAGCCAGAAGGCTTCCGGGCCGGTCGCCCGGATGCTGTTCCGGGTGGTCGCGCCGATCGCGATGAAGACCTTCATGAGTCCGGAGAAGATGCTCCGGCCGGTGCACGGGTACCGGATCGACTGGGAGCGGCGGGTGGT
- a CDS encoding NUDIX hydrolase, with amino-acid sequence MSATTTAPGGWQLPGGNVEPLAAGLTLDETELRRQACKELAEEIGVHAAPEDLALWPVTRGEHGNIGVHYQAPPPQAQWIGRIIAVSRGESGEGC; translated from the coding sequence ATGTCCGCCACGACCACGGCCCCGGGAGGATGGCAGCTCCCGGGCGGCAACGTGGAACCGCTGGCCGCAGGCCTGACGCTGGACGAGACCGAGCTGCGCCGCCAGGCCTGCAAGGAACTCGCCGAGGAGATCGGCGTGCACGCGGCACCCGAGGACCTGGCGCTGTGGCCGGTCACGCGCGGCGAGCACGGCAACATCGGCGTGCACTACCAGGCGCCGCCGCCCCAGGCTCAGTGGATCGGGCGGATCATCGCAGTCAGCCGGGGCGAGTCCGGAGAGGGCTGTTGA
- a CDS encoding GNAT family N-acetyltransferase produces the protein MTVELRHHTTLPPEARQDLLDVYADVRAPLLHLPNYHVDVFAERLDRHATEPGFELVLGYDGEVPVGYAYGNTIEAGDRYWKRMTEPLPDGYTEAPALAIKEIGVRTRWRGTGAARRIHDELLRRRVEGRVTLLVNPLAGDGKVQRLYETWGYQAFNAQQPSPDSPRLTAMIRPIH, from the coding sequence GTGACCGTCGAACTCCGCCACCACACCACCCTGCCCCCCGAGGCCCGGCAGGATCTGCTGGACGTGTACGCCGATGTGCGGGCCCCCCTGCTGCACCTGCCGAACTACCACGTCGACGTGTTCGCCGAACGCCTCGACCGGCATGCCACCGAGCCCGGCTTCGAGCTCGTCCTCGGCTACGACGGCGAGGTGCCGGTCGGCTACGCCTACGGCAACACGATCGAGGCGGGCGACCGGTACTGGAAGCGCATGACCGAGCCCCTTCCGGACGGCTACACCGAAGCCCCGGCTCTGGCCATCAAGGAAATCGGCGTCCGGACCCGCTGGCGCGGCACGGGTGCCGCCCGCCGGATCCACGACGAGCTGCTGCGCCGCCGCGTTGAGGGCCGTGTCACCCTTCTGGTCAACCCGCTCGCCGGGGACGGCAAGGTCCAGCGGCTCTACGAGACCTGGGGCTACCAGGCGTTCAACGCTCAACAGCCCTCTCCGGACTCGCCCCGGCTGACTGCGATGATCCGCCCGATCCACTGA
- a CDS encoding TNT domain-containing protein: MKIRHLLTALTTTAVLFAGSPASAQVAVSHDGAGTVQGRPGPDAERSLTECSAEYLNGDKRLGPLRLPVLGLAGKELTGYQPTNDLGPQRFLDLYWKDGGWVYPAQNGYIVNPDGSPQRALLTFQVGQDIDRYGSERGAFLAPEGTPYAQRAIPPMNLDGDPAAGCNYYDYRVIKEFTVYSGTVAPWFAQPGLGTQYELDYTLIPGAPTPDQGFGVKWLVDNHYLERIISPTSPH, from the coding sequence GTGAAGATCCGTCACCTCCTCACCGCCCTTACCACCACCGCCGTCCTGTTCGCGGGCTCGCCGGCCTCTGCCCAGGTGGCGGTGTCCCATGACGGAGCCGGTACGGTGCAGGGCCGACCCGGCCCTGACGCCGAGCGGTCGTTGACCGAATGCTCAGCGGAGTACCTCAACGGGGACAAGCGGCTGGGGCCCCTGCGCCTGCCCGTCCTCGGGCTCGCCGGCAAGGAGCTCACGGGCTACCAGCCCACCAACGATCTGGGCCCCCAGCGGTTCCTGGACCTGTACTGGAAGGACGGGGGCTGGGTCTACCCGGCGCAGAACGGGTACATCGTCAATCCGGACGGGAGCCCGCAGCGAGCCCTCCTCACCTTTCAGGTCGGTCAGGACATCGACCGATACGGGAGTGAACGCGGTGCCTTCCTCGCCCCCGAGGGGACGCCGTACGCGCAGCGGGCGATCCCGCCGATGAACCTCGACGGCGATCCGGCGGCCGGTTGCAACTACTACGACTACCGGGTGATCAAGGAGTTCACCGTCTACTCGGGGACCGTCGCTCCCTGGTTCGCCCAGCCCGGACTCGGCACCCAGTACGAACTGGACTACACCCTCATCCCCGGCGCTCCCACTCCGGACCAGGGCTTCGGCGTCAAATGGCTGGTCGACAACCACTACCTGGAGCGGATCATCTCGCCGACGTCGCCTCACTGA
- a CDS encoding VOC family protein, translating to MTAQNSAARAAFPARISIVTLGVSDLERSARFYEDLGWKRSSASSPEIVWFRTADSALGLFPSEELAADAGVPATGEPSFRGVTLAVNLESPALVDAALRTAVEAGAVVVKPPVPTSWGGYSGYFEDPDGHLWELAHNPFFPFTEAGSLDLP from the coding sequence ATGACAGCACAGAACAGCGCGGCCCGGGCCGCCTTCCCCGCCCGGATCAGCATCGTCACGCTCGGCGTCTCCGACCTCGAGCGCAGCGCCCGCTTCTACGAGGACCTCGGCTGGAAGCGCTCCTCCGCCTCCAGCCCGGAGATCGTCTGGTTCCGCACCGCCGACTCGGCGCTCGGTCTCTTCCCCAGCGAGGAGCTGGCCGCCGACGCGGGCGTGCCCGCCACCGGCGAACCCTCCTTCCGCGGCGTCACCCTCGCGGTGAACCTGGAGTCCCCCGCGCTGGTGGACGCCGCGCTGCGGACGGCTGTCGAGGCCGGCGCCGTGGTGGTCAAGCCGCCGGTCCCGACCAGCTGGGGCGGCTACTCCGGCTACTTCGAGGACCCGGACGGGCACCTGTGGGAGCTGGCCCACAACCCGTTCTTCCCCTTCACCGAGGCGGGCTCGCTGGACCTGCCCTGA